GTCTTCTATCCCCACGGCGGGGTCAGCGAGGTCCAGCGCCTGCAGATGGCCACGACCGACGGCAACAACACCAAGGTCTTCGCTGTCCGCGGCAATTTCGACGACTGCCAGACCGGCGTCAAGGCGCTGTTCATGGACTCGGCCCTGCGCGACTACCTGGCCGGCAACAGCATCAAGCTGTCGACCGGGAACTCGATCAACTGGGGCCGGCTGGCTCCCCAGATCGTTTATTACGTCCGGGCTTACGCCCTGCTCCAAGCGCGCGGCGAGATCCGGCCCGGCGAGGAAGTCGACATCTGTGTCCCAACCGGCAACTTCGGCAACATCCTGGCCGCCTGGTATGCGCGGGCCATGGGCCTTCCGGTCCGGCGGCTCTTTTGCGCTTCGAACAAGAACAACATCCTGACCGATTTCTTTCAGACCGGCGTCTACGACACCCACCGCGAGTTCCACCGGACCTCTTCGCCCTCGATGGACATCCTGATCTCGTCCAACCTGGAGCGCTTCCTGTTCGAGCTGACCGGCCGCAACGCCGAGAAGATCAAGACCTGGTTCACCGAGCGCTTCCGCAAGGGGGTCTTCGAAGTGGACGCCGAAACCAAGACGGCCATGGACGCGTTGGTCGTGCCGGGCTGGGCGGACGAAGCCCGGGTTTTTGCCGAAATCAAGAAAGTCTATGAGGAAACGGGGCGGATCATCGACACGCATACCGCGGTGGCCTCGGCTGTATCGCGGGACAGGGGGGCGGCCGACGGGCCGGCCGTGATCATCGCCTCCACCGCCAGCGCCTTCAAGTTCGGAAGCGACGTCCTGGCCGCCATCACCGGCAAGGCCGAGCCCGACGAATTCGCGGCCATCGAGCGGCTGAGTGAAATCGCCGGCGAGCCGCCGCACCGGGCGGTGCGCGGCCTCAAGGAACGGCCCGTCCTGCACGACAAGGTCCTGACCATCTCGCAGATGCGCGAGGCCGTCATCGGCTTCGCCGACGGCTTGAGCGGCCGGGCCTGAGCGAAAGGAATCCCCCGTGAAATACGCCTTTCTCGTCGGCGACGGCATGGCCGATTATCCCGTCATCGAGCTCGGCGGGCGGACCCCGCTCGAGACCGCGGCGACGCCCAACATGGACAAGATCACCCGAATCGGCCGCATCGGCCGCGTCCTGACGGTACCGGCCGGCCTGCCGCCAGGAAGCGACGTGGCCAACCTCTCGCTGCTCGGCTACGACGCGGCGGCGAACTTCGAGGGCCGCGGCCCGATCGAGGCGGCCAGCATCGGAGTCGAGCTCGACGCGGCCGACACGGCCTTCCGCTGCAACGTGGTCACTCTGCGCGACGGGCTGATGGACGACTACTCGGCCGGCCACATCAACAGCGAAGAATCGCGGCCGATGATCGCGGAGATCCAGGCCGCGCTCGGCACCGAAACGATCAAGTTCGTACCGGGCATCAGCTACCGGCATCTGACCATCATCCGCGACTTCCCGCGGGGGCTCCAATGCACGCCGCCACACGACATCAGCGGCAAGCCCTGGGAGCCGCACCTGCCGAAGGGGCCCGGGCAGAAGATCGTGCTGTCGCTCATGGAGAAGGCGCGCCCGATACTGGCCGCCAGCGAAATCAATAAAAAGCGCATCGCCGCCGGCAAGAAGCCGGCCACGGATATCTGGCCCTGGGGCCAGGGCCGAGCCATGAAGCTGGCCACGTTGCGCGAGCGCTACGGGCTGACCGGCTCGGTCATCTCGGCCGTGGATCTGGTGCGGGGGCTGGGCGTCCTGGCCGGGCTCAAGGTCCGGATGGTGCCGGGCGCCACGGGCTACCTGGGAACGAACTATGCCGGCAAGGTGGCCGCAGCCAAAGAAGCCTTGATGAGCGAGGATTTCGTCTATCTTCACGTCGAGGCGCCCGACGAAACCGGCCACGAAGGCGACGTCCACAAGAAGATCCAGGCCATCGAGGAATTCGACAAATACATCGTCGGGGAGATACTCGCCCTACGCAACGTGATTCCCGACCTGCGGATCATCGTCGTCCCCGACCATGAGACGCCGGTCTCAACCAAGACCCACGCCGGCGGACCGGTCCCCTACGCCGTCTGCGGCCCCCTGGTCGTGCCGGGCGCGGCGGCCGTCTACACCGAGCGGGAAGCCGCCTGGGCCCCGGTCGAGCCGGCCGTGGACCTGTTCGAGCGCTTCATTCGCGGCAGCTGGTAAGGCCGCAAACCGACGTACCGACAATGGACTCGAACTCTTGACGTCTGGATATCTCTGATATATTGTATATACATTGAACCATTATAGAGATATCCATGTCCGACCAAATGCTCCTCCGCATCGACCCCGAGCTCAAAGCCAAGCTCGACCGCCTGGCGCGGGCCGAAGGGAAGTCTTCTTCCGGCATGGTCCGCGAGCTGATCGCCAATTACGTTAAAGAGCGGGACATCGGCGGCTATATTGACGGACTTTGGGATCGGGTCGGGGCCAAGCTCAGGGCCAAAGGCGCCGGACTCGATAAAGTCGGCCAAGCGATCAAGGACGTGCGCCGGCGGCGGCCATGATCGTCGTCCTAGACACCAATGTCTTCATCTCTTCCTTCTTCGGAGGAAACCCGCGCCGGATCATCGATCTCTGGAAATCAGGCCGACTGACAATCGGCCTATCCCCCGCTATTTTAGAAGAGTACGTCGAAGTCCTCGGGCGATTGGGCTTAGCCAACGAACCCGAGCTCAAGGAAATCCTTGAGCTTCTCGCGGGTGGCGCCGGGATTCTTTTCACGGCTAATCCCCCGGAGTTGAGGGTCGTGAAAGACGATCCCGACGACGACAAATTCATCGCCTGTGCCGCAGCCCTCAAAGCCGACATCGTCGTCACCGGGGACAAAGCCCTGCGCAAGGTCGGCTCGTTCGGCGGGATTCGGATCCTGACTCCCGCGGAGTTCCTGAAAGCAATAGATATCTACTAATCCTCATCGCCGTATTTTCGAGTCAGGATAAGAGCGCACCAGAGCCACTTCAAAAAAAAACAGCTGTGGCATAATCGTCTCCTATGAGAGGGGACCATGAATAAAGCTTTCGTTCCGCTAATCGCCGGCGTTCTATTTTCGATGACTTCGCCGGCTCTACCCCAGACAATCGTCGAAAATCCGGCCAAGCCCGATAACCCGCGTGCCGGACGCGTCGTCAAGCTCGAAGAGGTCATGCGGATCGAGGACACGGGGAAAGATTTCTATATCAAAGCCGCTTACGGCCTGAAAGCGGCTCCCGACGGTTCGGTTTTCGTCCGGGACGGACAGGATCAGCTACTCCAATTCGATCCCCAAGGACGTTTCATCCGCAACCTTATGAAGAGGGGCCAAGGGCCTCGCGAGATGACCGGCATTTCGGATTTTCTCGTAACTGTAGACCAGATCATCCTTTTTGGAAATCCGCCCAAGCTCCTGGCCTTTGATCACTCCGGCAATTTCATCAATGAAATTGGCCTTCAATCGGTCGCTCGCGGCCCTATGAAGCTGATCCTCGCCTCGGGCAAGGGATTCTTCTTCTCTCGCAGCGGGCGCCCCGATCCGAAGGCCGGGTCGGGCTGGCAAGACATTCCTCAAGAAATCGTGAGCATCTCCTTAAACGGAGAGAAATCCGAAACCCTCGGAAGCTTCGCGACGCCGGCCCATGTCAATGTCATCCCTTCCGGCGGGATCAGCATGACCGGTTTTCTAAGCATGCTTTATGCGCCATTGGATGCTCATTCCATTGCTCTTTCTCACACCTCGGAGTACCTCGTTAAAGTATTTGATATTGAAGCTCGCGCCTGCCGAACAGCCTTCCGCCGGTCATACGAGCGGCAGCGACGGGAATCCACCGAAGCCGCGGGCGGCGTACGAGGTTCGGGGGTCACACTGATCGATCTTCCTCCCTTCTTGAACGACATCTCGCGAATCCATGCGATCGACGGTCGCATCTGGATTCAGACCTCGACGACGGATCCAAAGAAAGGCATCCTCTTCGACGTATTTACGACCGAAGGGAAGCTCATCGATCAGTTTTTTTTGAAATGGACGAACAGCGATATTAAGCCCAACGCCTCCGGAAAGGCCTTCGTCTTCTCCGGCGGCCATGTCTATTTCGACGACCGGACCGAGGACGACCTGGTCGTCATCCGCAAGTGTCGAATGATCGGGCTTTAAGCATTAGGACAGCCGATCGGCCGACCACCGCAGGGCCTGGGTTTCTGATATAATAGGAATAGGACTTCGTATCCAGTCATGGTCAAAAATGCCGCCCTCCTTCGGAAATTCGAGCGGGGCTACGTCCGGGCGGAGAAGCCGAACCACCGGCAGGCCCTAAAAATCGCGGCCGCTCTACACACAGAATTCTCCTCTCTCGAAAGATGGTCCAGCCGTGATCCTCTGGACGGGATCGACGTTAAAATCCGTATCGCCAAAGCCGTCAATCATGTTCGAACGACTCCTCGGCAAAATCGCGGCCGCGCTCAACAAACATAAGATCCCCTATATGGTCATAGGGGGCCAAGCCGTACTTGTCTATGGGGAGCCCAGGGCGACGAAAGACATTGATGTCACCTTGGGCCTGGGAATCGAAGGCTTGCCCCGTCTTCTCGACGTCCTTAAAGCCGCGAAATTCCGCTGTCTTGTCCCCGATGTCGAAGACTTCGCCAAGAAAACGATGGTCGTTCCCGCCCTTGATCCCACCTCAGGGATCCGGATCGACTTCATTCTTTCTTTCTCTGAATACGAGCGGACGGCCATCGGCCGCGCCCGCCGGATTAAAGTCGGCCGCGCCTTCGTCAGCTTCGCGTCTTTGGAAGACCTGGTCGTCCACAAGATGGTTGCGGGACGGCCGAGGGATATAGAAGATATCGAATCCGTCCTCCTGAAGAATCCGCATTACGATGCGGCTTTCATACGCGAACGCCTTAAAGAGTTTGACATTGCGCTCGATTCGGATCTTTCCAGCCGGTTTAAAATGATCGAAAACGGCCTCCGCGCTGCCCGTTAATGTCTTGTCAGGCAACACTTCAGCCTTTCATAGCGTATCTGATATTGTTTGTCTCATATTCAAGGAGAACTGCATGACCCGCTTCGCCGCTAAAAGCCCGAATCCCCGCTCGTCGCTGACCCGCCGCGGCTTCCTCGGCACCGCGCTCGGCGCGGTCCCCGCCGCCGCCCTGCTCGGGCAGGACGCCCGCCCGCAGGCGCCCGCGCAAGCCGCCGCCCCGTCCCGGATCAAGGAGTACCGGACTCTCGGCCGGACGGGTTTCAAGGTCTCGGACATCGCCTTCGGGGCCGGGCCTCTCAACAACGCCAACGTCCTGGCCGCGGCCCTCGACCGCGGCATGAACTACATCGACACGGCCGAGCACTATGTCAACGGCAATTCCGAGCGGGCCATCGGCCAGGCCCTCAAGGGCCGTGACCGGTCGAAAGTCTTCCTGACCACCAAGCTCAACATGGTCTACGACAAGCGCATTGACAAGGCCGCCCTCCGCGACCGCTTCATGAAATGCCTGGAGCGGCTGGGGACGGACTACGCCGACTGCCTGATGATCCACCTCTGCCCGCTGGCCCTGGTCAAGCACGAGCCTTACCACGAGCTGATCAAGGAGCTCAAGGCCGAAGGCAAGGCTCGCTTCTCCGGCCTCTCCAGCCACGGCGCGGATTATTCCTTGAGCGGCCGCATCGACGACCCTGTCGAGACCGTCATCATGGCCGCGGCCGAGGACGGGCGCTTCGACGTCGTCCTCTGCACGTACAACTACCTCAAGGACGAAGCCGGCGACCGGATGCTCAAGGCCTGCGCCGCCAAGAACATGGGCGTGACGCTGATGAAGATGAACCCGGCCCTGACCAACGCCGAGGAGGCCGAGATGCTGACCCGGCAGCGGGAGCGGTACAAATCCCAAGGCAAAGACCTGCCCGAGGCGCTGGTCAAGCTGGCCCAGGTCAGCGCCGAGCGAACGGCGGCCACTGAGGCCTTCCTCAAGAAACACGGGCTGGCCGGCCCCGAGCAGTCCCGCGACGCCGCCCTGCGCTACTGCCTGAACCGGCCCGAGGTCCACTGCGTCTGCCCCAGCATCAACAGCTTCGAACAGCTGGACTCGTACATCGCCATCTCCGGGACCAAGTTCGAGGCCCGCGAGGCCGAGATGCTGGCCGACTGCCGCGAGACGCTCGGCGGCACCACCTGCCGGATCGGCTGCGGCGAGTGCCAGCCCGCCTGCCCCAACGGCGTCCCGGTGGCGGCGATCATGCGCTACGACTACTACTTCCGGATCGTGCAGAGGGAAAAGGCGGCCATGACGGATTACGCGGCCCTGGCGGGCGTCGACGCGGCGGCGTGTGCGGCATGCACCGGCCCCTGCGAGGCCGCCTGCCCGCACGGCGTTCCGATCCAGGGCAAGCTCGTCCTGGCCCACGAACGCCTGACCCTGCCGTAAAGTGATCTCTTGTCGTCCCGAGGAGCGCCGAAGGCGTGACGTGGGGACCTCTCTTAAGAAGGATGAGGTTGCCACGTCGCCGCTATGCGGCTCCTCGCAATGACGGATTGATGCAGAGCGTCTCTCTTGCCACGTCCCTGCTCCGGCAGGTCCTCGCAACGACAATCACTCAGCCTGGGACTCGCAATGACACTTTGTCACATGTATCATATGGAGGTTATTCGGATTCAGGACGAATCACGATGCCTAGAAATCACTCCCGCCCGCGGGATGAGCGGCACTGCAAACGCAGCTTCCTTGTCGCTTGCCTCTCGCTCTCCGCACTTTGCGGGGCCGCAGCCGGGCAGAATCTCGATTTCCGCGGCCAGCTCTCGTTCTGGCTGGCCGGCCACGACCGCCCGGCCTCCGAGGGCGCGGCGGGGCTTCGCTACATCCCCTCGTTCTCATTGAAAAAGGACCTCGGCCGCGGCTCGAGTCTGGATGCGGAAGTCTCGCTCAATACCTATGTTTCGCTGCAGGGTCCCACGTTTGCTTCCGCGGCGGGAAACGCCGGCCTCAAGCCCTATCGGGTCTGGGCCCGCTTCTCGACGGCCCGCTTCGAGGCCCGGATCGGTCTGCAGAAGATCAACTTCGGCTCGGCGCTTCTCCTGCGTCCGCTCATGTGGTTCGACCGCATCGACCCCAACGATCCCCTCCAGCTTACGGACGGCGTCTATGGCCTGCTTCTGAAATACACTTTCAGCGGCGAGGCCAACGTCTGGCTGTGGGGCCTCACCGGCAACGACGAAACCAAGGGCTGGGAAGCGGTTCCTACTCGCCGCGGGCAACCCGAATTCGGCGGTCGGGTCCAGGTCCCGCTCGGGCCCGGCGAGGCGGCCGTCTCGTACCACCACCGCCGGATGGACAGCGCCCGCAGCCCCCTGACTCTGCCCGCGGGCGAAGCCGACGTCGTGCCCGAGGACCGCATCGCCCTGGACGGCAAGTTGGACCTCGGCGTCGGGCTGTGGTTCGAGGCCGTCTGGACGCGCCAGGCTTGGACTGTGGCGCCCTGGAAATCCCAGCGGGCGCTCAACTTAGGGGCGGACTTCACCTTCGGGCTGGGCAACGGCCTGCACGTCATGGCCGAGCATCTGGCGGTGGATTTCGGAGCCGAGATCGAGGGGGCCAGCGCTCGCCGCAGCCTGACCGCGTTCACGGCCGATTACCCCCTGAGCCTTCTCGACCGCCTGCGGGCCGTCGTCTTTCGCGACTGGACCTCGGGCGACTGGTACCGGATTCTTACCTGGCAAAGAACCTACGACCGCTGGAGCTTCTACGCCATCGGCTTCTGGAACCCCGCGAGCTACCGCATCCCTTCAGCCGGCCGGCAATCCGAGCTCTTCGCCGGCCGCGGCTTCCAAATCATGATCGTTTACAATTAACCCATTCGACTCCCCGGGCTAAAAGCCCGGGGTATATACTGGGTAATACTGAGCGGCGCTCTCGCCCGGCTTGAAAATCGGGCTTAGCGCCGCGAACGTATCACTGACACGAGGTGGACATGGATAACCGCGCGCTGATGCGAACGACGAACCTGACCAAGATCTATCCGATGGGCGGGCAGTCCATCACCGCCCTCGACGACGTCAACCTGACCTTCGCCAAAGGCGAGTTCGCCGGCCTGATCGGGCCCAGCGGCTCGGGCAAGACGACCCTGCTCAACATCCTGGGCTCCCTCGACGCGCCCACCAGCGGCAGCGCCGAGGTGATGGGCGAGAAGATCGAGACGCTGTCCCATCGCAAGGCGGCCGAGCTTCGCAATCACCATATCGGATTTATCTTCCAGACCTTCAACCTCCTGCCCGTTTACACGGTCTACGAGAACGTGGAGTTCCCGCTGCTTCTGCTGGGCATGGCCCCGGCCGCCCGCCGGAAAGCCGTGCTCGACGCCCTGGCCTGGGTCCATCTCGACGACCGGGCCCGCTCCCGCCCGGCCCAGCTCTCGGGCGGCCAATGCCAGCGCGTGGCCATCGCCCGCGCGGTCGTCAAGAAGCCGGCCCTCGTCCTGGCCGACGAGCCGACCGCCAACCTGGACGCCCAGAACTCCCACCACATCCTCGACACAATGGCCGACATCAACCGCGACCTGGGCACGACCTTCCTCTTTTCGACCCACGACGACAAGGTCATCGCCCATCTGCGGCGCAAGATCACCCTGATCGACGGCCGGGTGGCTAAGGACGAGCCGGGGCCGGCCGCGGAGAGACGGCCATGATCATCCCCAAGCTGGCTCTGCGCAACTTGATGGGCGCCGGGATCAAGACTTGGCTCAACGCCGCCGTCCTGTCGATGGCCTTCGTGGCCATCATCGCCGCCCAGGGCCTGTACGACGGGTTCGATGCCGACGTCTCGCGGACCATGATCATGGCCGAGTACGGCGGCGGGCAATACTGGGTCGGCGGGTTCGATCCCTTCGACCCATTCACCCTGCAAGACTCCCACGCCCAGGTCCCGCCCGCCCTCGGCGGGCTGATCAAGGGCGGCCGGGCGACACCGCTGCTCTTCACCCAGGGCACGATCTACCCCAACGGCCGCCTCCGCTCGGTGACGCTGAAGGGCATCGACCCCGCCCAAAAGGCGCTGGCGATTCCCTCCGCATCGCTTGGCGCAAGCGGCGTCGAGCTGCCCGCCCTCATCGGGACCCGGATGGCCGAGGCGGCTGGACTGGCCAAGGGCGACACCGTGACCCTGCGCTGGCGCGACGCCCGCGGCATGTACGACGCCCGCGACATCACCATCGTCGAAGTCATGAAGACCAGCGCCCAGACAATCGACGAAGGCCAGATTTGGATGCCGCTCGAAACCCTGCGCCGGATGGCGGGCATGCCCGGCGAGGCCACCCTCGTGACATTGGCCCGTGACGCCGCCGCGCCCGGAACCGTCCCCGGCTGGGACTATAAAAGCCTCGACTTCCTCCTCAAGGACCTGCGCGACCTGATCAAGGCCAAAAGCGTCGGATCCTCGATCTTCTATCTCATCCTGATGTTCCTGGCCATGCTGGCCATCTTCGACACCCAGCTTCTGTCCATCTGGAAGCGGCGCCGCGAGATCGGAACGATGATGGCCCTGGGCATCACCCGCGGGCGCGTCGTGGCCCTCTTCACCTTCGAGGGCGGGCTCAACGGCGTCTTCGCCGTCCTGCTGGGGGCAGCGTGGGGCATTCCCCTGCTGTCCTATTTCGCCTCGCACGGTATGCGGTTCTCCGCCAAGCAGGCCGACAGCTTCGGCATGGCCATCGGCACCGGGATTTACCCTCTCTACGGAGCGGGACTGGTCCTCAGCACGACCGTGCTCGTCTTTGTGGTCACGGTCATCGTCAGCTACCTGCCGGCCCGCAAGATTAGCCACCTCAAGGCGACCGACGCCCTGCGCGGGAGGATGTCATGATTCGGTTCCTGATCAAGGGCGTCCTGCGCGACCGGTCCCGCAGCCTGTTCCCCATGCTCATCGTCACGGCCGGGGTCTTTCTGACCGTCGCGACGTATTGCTACGTCAAAGGGGCCGAGATCAACATGGTCAGAAGCAGCGCCAACCTGCGGCACGGCCACGTCAAGGTCATGACCGCGGCTTATGCGGCCGAGGCCGACCAGGTTCCCAACGACGCCGCCCTGACCGGGGTCACAGCCTTGACCACCGAGCTCAAGGCTCTGGCACCCGAGATGGACTGGGTCGCGCGCATCGAGTTCGGAGGCCTGCTGGACGTACCCGACGCCAAGGGCGAGACCAAGGTCCAGGCGCCAGCGGCCGGGATCGCCGTCGACCTGCGGACGCCGGGCAGCCCCGAGCGAGCGCTCCTCGGCCTGGACCGGATCATCGTCCGCGGACGTCAGCCCCAGGCGGCTGATGAGATCCTGCTCGGCGACGTTCTGGCCCGGCGGTTGGGGCTCGAGCCGGGAGGCCGGGTCACCCTGATCGGCTCGACCATGCACGGGGCCATGAGCATGACCAACTTCGTCGTCGCGGGGACGATCCGCTTCGGGATGCGGGCCATGGATCAGACCGGCCTCATCGCCGATCTGACCGATATCCGCAAGGCCCTGGACATGGAGGACGCGGCGGGCGAAGTCCTGGGGCTCTTCCGCAGCGGGATCTTCAATCCGGCCCGGACAGAGGCGCTGACCCTAGCCTTCAACGCCCGGCCGGCGGATCCGAACGACGCCTTCCGCCCGGTCATGCAGCCTTTGCAGCGGCAGCCGGGACTGGACTACATGTTCCAGGTACTGGGCTCGGTCGGGCTCATCATCATCCTGGTCTTTCTGCTGGCCATGTCGCTCGTCCAGTGGAACGCCGGCCTCATCGGCACCCTGCGCCGCTACGGCGAGTTCGGCCTGCGCCTGGCCCTGGGCGAGAGCAAAGGGCGCGCCTATCGTTCGCTTCTGGCGGAGGCCGTGGTCATCGGCATCTTGGGATCGATAATCGGCACGGCTCTCGGCCTGGCCCTGTCGTATTATCTCCAGGTTCACGGCCTCGACGTCAGCGGGATGATGAAAAACCTGAGCTTCCTGATGGACCCGGTCCTGCGATCCAAGATCACGCCGTTCGCCTACATCATCGGCTTCATCCCGGGCCTGCTGGCCTCGGTCATCGGGACGGCCATCGCCGGCCGGGCGGTCTACCGGCGGCAGACGGCCTCGTTGTTCAAGGAGCTGGAGTCATGAAAAAAGCGGTTCTCGGGATAATCCTCTTGTGCGTAGCCGCCGCCGGCCTGGCCCAGGCTCAGGCCCCCTCGGCCGAGACGATTCTCGACCGGGTCGACCGCAACGCCGTCCCCGGGACCAAGATCATCGTCGCGGAGATGACCATCCACGGCCGCCGCGACAGCCGGACCATCAAGTCCAAGTCCTGGATCCAGGGCGAGGAGAAAGCCTTCACCGAGTACCTCGATCCCCCGCGCGAGCGGGGCATAAAGATGCTCAAGCTGGGCGACCAGCTCTGGACCTATTCGCCCGACACGGACCGGACGATCGCTATCTCGGGCCACATGCTCCGCCAATCGGTGATGGGCTCGGACCTGTCCTACGAGGACATGCTGGAGGACCGCAAGCTGCGCCAAGCCTACGAATCGCGTGTGGCGGGCGAGGAGGTCCTCGGCGACCGGCCGTGCTGGATTCTGGAGCTCACGGCCAAAGCGGGCGACGCGGCCTACGCCTCGCGCAAGGCCTGGATCGACAAGGAGCGGTATGTCGCGCTCAAAGAAGAGCGCTACGCCAAGAGCGGCAAGCTGCTTAAAACCTTAGAGGTCAAGAGCGTCGTCCGCAAGGGCGATCGCTGGATCCAGGATCGGATCGTCTTCCGCGACGTCCTCAAGTCGGGCTCGGGGACGGAGATGGCCATCCTCTCGATCGAAATGGACGCGCCCATCCCGGAGACTGTTTTTTCCAAAGCTTCTTTACGGAAGTAGTGGCCTATTTCAGCCCTCGCAACGATAGAGGCCTCCCCCTGTCGTCCCGAGCCCTCGCCTTTGGTGAGGGCGTGGGGACCTAGAACAGGTTGCCGCATCCGACGCTGCGTCGTCCTCGCAATGACGGATTGATGCCGAACATCTTCTTTGCCACGCCAAAGGCTCGCAACGACAAAGCCTACACACACCGCTCTGCGGCGGCTGGATTTAGCCGCCCGTTCTTGTGACTTCGGGCCTGCTATGGTAAATATAATGGCCTATTTAGCCCTCTAAGGACACATCCATGGCGGACGAAATTCCGAAAATCTACGAGCCCGGGCTTTACGAAAAGAAGACCTACGAACGCTGGATGGCGGCCGACGCTTTCGCCGCGATCCCAGACGGACGGGCCGAGCGCTACGTCATCATGATGCCCCTGCCCAACATCACCGGCGCCCTACACATGGGCCACGCCATGGACAACGTCATGCAGGACCTGCTGACCCGCTGGCACCGGATGATGGGCGACAACACCCTATGGATGCCCGGCACGGACCACGCTGGGATCGGCACCCAGGCCATCATCGAAAAGCGCATGTTCGAGCTCGAGGGCAAGACCCGCCACGATGTCGGCCGGGAAGGGCTGATCGCCAAGATCCAGGCCTGGAAGGACGAATACCGGGCTCGCATCATCCGCCAGCAGCAGGCCATGGGCTGTTCCTGCGATTGGGGCCGCCAGCGCTTCACCATGGACGCCGTCTGCGCCCGGGCCGTCCGAGAAGCCTTCTTCCGGCTGTTCCGCGACGGCCTCATCTACCGCGGCGACCGCATGGTCAACTGGGACTGTCAGCTCCAGACCGCCGTCTCGGACGACGAGATCGTGCACGAGAAGGTCCAGGGCCACTTCTGGCACATCAAGTACCCAATCATCGACCCCAAGGCGGGCGAACCCGAGTTCGTGGTCGTGGCCACCACCCGACCCGAGACGATGCTGGGCGACACAGCCGTGGCCGTTCATCCCGACCCGGTGGGCGAACTCAACCGCCAGGCCGCCGACCTTCGCGGCCGCATCGAAACCGCCTCCAAGAAGGACCGGACCGATCTGGAAAAGTCGCTGGAAAGGCTTGAAGAACGGCGCCGCGACGTCCTGCCGCATCTTCTCAAGCTTCGCGACATGGCCGCCGACAGCCGCCAAGTGCTTCTGCCGCTTCTAGACCGGCCCATCCCGCTTATCCGGGACGAATGGGCCGACCCTGCCCTCGGCACGGGCTGCGTCAAGATCACGCCGGCCCACGACCCCAACGACTATGCGGTCTGGAGCCGCCATAAAGGGGCCATCGCCATCCTCAACATCCTGAATCCCGACGGCACGCTCAACGCTGTGGCGGGACCCTACGCCGGCGTCGACCGCTTCGAAGCCCGCAAGCGGGTCGTGCGCGACCTCAAGGCCAAAGCCTTGCTCGAGTCGGTGGAGGACCGCGAGATCGAGATCGGCCATTCGGACCGATCCAAGACGCCGATCGAGCCGTTCATCAGCAAGCAGTGGTTCGTCCGCATGGCCGACATCGACGGGGGCATCGTCTGCGGCCGGGGCACGAAAAAGGAATTCCAGGCCGCGGGCCTGGCCCAGGCCGCCATCGAGGCCTCGCTCCCGGGCTACGAATCGCCCTCTGGCCGGCGGCTGGCCTTCGCTCCGGACGACGCCCGCTATGGCGGCACCTTCCGCTCCTGGCTGTCGGAAAAGCGCGATTGGTGCATCAGCCGCCAGCTCTGGTGGGGTCACCGCATCCCGATCTGGAACGGCGTCTGGACGGGCGCCGAAATCGGCGGCATCGCCGCCCGCCTTCCCCAGCCCGACCCTGACGCCTTCTGGGCCTGGATCGCGGACGACGCCGGCAACACGTACGCCGTCGGCGCCGCGGCCAAGCTCT
This portion of the Candidatus Aminicenantes bacterium genome encodes:
- a CDS encoding valine--tRNA ligase, with the protein product MADEIPKIYEPGLYEKKTYERWMAADAFAAIPDGRAERYVIMMPLPNITGALHMGHAMDNVMQDLLTRWHRMMGDNTLWMPGTDHAGIGTQAIIEKRMFELEGKTRHDVGREGLIAKIQAWKDEYRARIIRQQQAMGCSCDWGRQRFTMDAVCARAVREAFFRLFRDGLIYRGDRMVNWDCQLQTAVSDDEIVHEKVQGHFWHIKYPIIDPKAGEPEFVVVATTRPETMLGDTAVAVHPDPVGELNRQAADLRGRIETASKKDRTDLEKSLERLEERRRDVLPHLLKLRDMAADSRQVLLPLLDRPIPLIRDEWADPALGTGCVKITPAHDPNDYAVWSRHKGAIAILNILNPDGTLNAVAGPYAGVDRFEARKRVVRDLKAKALLESVEDREIEIGHSDRSKTPIEPFISKQWFVRMADIDGGIVCGRGTKKEFQAAGLAQAAIEASLPGYESPSGRRLAFAPDDARYGGTFRSWLSEKRDWCISRQLWWGHRIPIWNGVWTGAEIGGIAARLPQPDPDAFWAWIADDAGNTYAVGAAAKLSAATRYTILVCMRNEAAEAKYAAALEAAGMVQDPDVLDTWFSSALWPMSTLGWPDPATAALDPGQRSLVASDPGLEDALAYYYPGSCLVTARDIITLWVARMMIMGLYLQGDVPFTASFIHANIQDGKGERMSKSKGNGIDPEDIIEKYGTDAMRYVLCDMQTGTQDIRLPVQAVSPYNGELVDLATAKHGRSIFTYIDPKTGKEFDVLGTMKDIPPAKIISERFDIGRAFCTKLWNAARFMFGNLGEHAFAPVTADRLAPEDRWILSRLSKVIRAVTEALEAYNPSAAVGAARDFFWGDLCDWYLEIIKPRLRDEGQAPVAQSVLALAFDQVLRLFHPFVPFITEVLWERLNAQCPVRGLLQPMRTSELLITAAWPAPRPNWEDEAVEADFAVAVGVVRAVRDMRARHGLSPSQKLAATIKSAGTEAEALARLETLVVHMANLESLHIAADPARPALSVVQVVGGMEIYVPGLIDPAKERAKLEAQRAKLAEDLRKTEAKLGNEGFIARAPADVVEKERQKLAEMRSQIGSIEANLKTLG